The Oncorhynchus nerka isolate Pitt River linkage group LG9a, Oner_Uvic_2.0, whole genome shotgun sequence genome has a segment encoding these proteins:
- the LOC115134536 gene encoding creatine kinase U-type, mitochondrial-like, with protein sequence MANNFARMLSSKRNVRILSLIGAGSLTAGFLLNREHVTAGAPARRVYPASAEYPDLRKHNNCMASHLTPAIYAKLVDKTTPNGYSLDQAIQTGVDNPGHPFIKTVGMVAGDEESYEVFADLLDPVIKERHNGYDPQIMTHPTDLDSSKLTSGNFDERYVLSSRVRTGRSIRGLSLPPACTRAERREVERVVVDALAGLKGDLAGTYYSLTHMTDQEQQQLIDDHFLFDKPVSPLLTCSGMARDWPDARGIWHNNTKTFLIWINEEDHTRVISMEKGGNMKRVFDRFCTGLKEVERLIQEKGWEFMWNERLGYILTCPSNLGTGLRAGVHVNLPKLSKDPRFAKILDNLRLQKRGTGGVDTAAVGSTFDISNLDRLGQSEVQLVQTVVDGVNYLIDCEKKLEKGQDIKIPPPFKK encoded by the exons ATGGCAAACAACTTCGCCAGAATGTTGTCCTCCAAACGAAATGTGAGGATTCTGTCATTAATTGGAGCCGGGTCTTTGACAGCGGGCTTTCTGCTCAATCGTGAACATGTCACCGCCGGAGCGCCAGCACGGAGAGTGTACCCCGCCAG TGCCGAGTACCCGGACCTACGCAAGCACAACAACTGCATGGCCAGCCACCTGACCCCAGCCATCTATGCCAAGCTGGTGGACAAGACCACGCCCAACGGGTACTCCCTGGACCAGGCCATCCAGACTGGCGTGGACAACCCCGGGCACCCCTTCATCAAGACCGTGGGCATGGTGGCAGGGGATGAGGAGTCATATGAG GTGTTTGCAGACCTCCTTGACCCAGTCATCAAGGAGCGGCACAATGGCTACGACCCTCAGATTATGACCCATCCCACCGACTTGGACTCCAGCAAG CTCACGTCTGGCAACTTTGACGAGCGCTACGTGCTGTCGTCGCGGGTCAGGACGGGCCGTAGCATCAGGGGGCTAAGCCTGCCCCCGGCATGTACCCGGGCGGAACGCCGCGAGGTGGAGAGGGTGGTGGTTGACGCCCTAGCTGGCCTGAAGGGGGACCTGGCGGGGACCTACTACAGCCTCACCCACATGACAGaccaggagcagcagcagctcatCGAC GACCACTTCCTGTTTGACAAACCCGTGTCTCCTCTGCTGACCTGTTCGGGGATGGCTCGTGATTGGCCAGACGCACGCGGTATCTG GCACAACAACACGAAGACCTTCCTCATCTGGATCAATGAGGAGGACCACACCAGGGTCATCTCTATGGAGAAGGGAGGCAACATGAAGAGAGTGTTTGACCGCTTCTGCACAGGCCTGAaagag GTGGAGAGGCTTATCCAGGAGAAAGGCTGGGAGTTCATGTGGAATGAGAGACTGGGCTACATCCTCACCTGCCCCTCCAACCTGGGCACTGGGCTCCGCGCTGGAGTACACGTCAATCTGCCCAAGCTcagcaag GACCCCCGCTTCGCAAAGATCCTGGACAACCTGCGTCTGCAGAAGAGAGGTACCGGAGGAGTGGACACTGCAGCCGTGGGCAGCACCTTTGACATCTCCAACCTGGacagactgggccagtcagag gtCCAGCTAGTGCAGACGGTGGTGGACGGCGTCAACTACCTGATCGACTGTGAGAAGAAGCTGGAGAAGGGTCAGGACATCAAGATTCCTCCGCCATTCAAGAAGTAG